From the Mahella australiensis 50-1 BON genome, the window TTCTGAAGCGGTCTTTATCCAACTTTTCATTTGTGGTCATATCCCAGAAACGGCACGTATCAGGCGATATCTCATCGGCCAGTATTATCTGTCCATGGAAACGCCCAAATTCCAGTTTAAAATCGACCAGGCGTATGTTCATGTCCTTTAAGTAATCGCTCAGTATATCGTTGACCTTAAAGGCCATATCGTCTATAGTCTTCATTTCTTCTGGCGTAGCCAGGCCCATAGCATATACATGATAAGCGTTTATCATCGGATCGCCGAGCTCATCGTTCTTATACGAATACTCTAGCACCGTATGTTTCAATACAGTGCCTTCGGGTATACCCAGCCGCTGCGATATGCTGCCCGCAGCTATATTGCGCACTATGACCTCCACCGGCACTATATCTACTTTTTTGACCAGCGTCTCGCGATCGGATAATTCCTCTACGAAGTGCGTCGGTATGCCGTGGCCCTCCAGCATCTTGAACAAATGATTGGACACCTTGTTGTTGACCACACCCTTCCCCACTATGGTACCGCGCTTTACGCCGTTGAACGCAGTGGCATCGTCCTTATATTCCACTATAACGTAATCGGGATCATCCGTGGCATAGACTTTTTTGGCTTTACCTTCATATAGTTGTTCCAACTTCTTCATAAATTACTTACCTCCTGTTTTACTTTGGCATCTTTGGCCATAACTCCTTTGGCCATATTTCCCTTATACTCCTTAAGTTTATCAGCCAACTCATCGTACTTGACAGCTAATATCTGCACCGCCAGTATGGCGGCATTTTCAGCGCCGTCTATTGCCACGGCAGCCACAGGCACGCCCGGTGGCATCTGTATGGTGGACAACAATGCATCCAAGCCCTCCAGCGCCGATGATTTCATCGGTATGCCTATAACCGGTAATGTGGTATAAGCCGCCATAACCCCGGCCAAATGCGCCGCCTTACCGGCAGCGGCTATTATCACCTCAAAGCCTTCATCGCGCGCCGAGGTAGCAAACGCTACAGCAACGTCGGGCGTGCGATGGGCCGATATAACGGCTACCTCAACCTCTACGCCGAAATCTTTCAGAAGCTTTATTCCTTTGGTCAACGCGGGCAGATCGGAATCGCTGCCCATAATCCATGCAACTTTTGGCATTTTATGAAAACTACCTCCTTAAAAGCGAAATCCGGATAGCACAATACTCTATCCGGATTGTCGTTCAATTTATTCATACCTGCAAGGCAAATTTCAGTATAAACAGCACGGTAAAGACATACATTATCGGATGTACTTCTTTAGCCTTGCCGGTAACTATCTTAATAAGCGTATAGAATATGAAACCGGCTGCTATGCCGTTGGCTATGCTGTAGGTAAACGGCATCATGACCAATGTGAAAAAGGCTGGGAGTGCTTCGGTGAAATCATCGAAGTTTATCTTCATAATGGCACCTATCATGAGCACACCTACTATTATGAGAGCTGGAGCAGTGGCCTGAGCCGACACGATGCCGACGACAGGTGAAAGAAACAAGGCCAGTATAAAGCATATAGCCGTCACCACCGATGTTAGGCCCGTTCTGCCACCCTCGCTTATGCCTGCAGCGCTCTCTACATATGTAGTGACATTGCTGGTACCCAAAAGCGCACCTATCGATGTGGCTATAGAATCGGCGAACAACGCTTTGTCCAGTTTCCTCGGGAAACGCCCTTTGCCGGGTTTATCGTTTTTCTCATCAAATATACCGGTTTTACGGCCGGTGCCTATAAACGTACCGATGGTATCGAACGTGTCCACCAAACTGAAAGACATTATTATGGCCAGAGCCGACACAATACCGGCACCGACGCCCGTACCCGCCGTAAACAAACCCTTGAAATCCAGCTTAAAGAATGTGGGCGCTATGCTCGGCGGCAAAGAGAATATTTTGAAGCTCTCGGGCAGGAATATATCCATCTTGAGACCGAGTACCGTCTGCATGAAAACTCCGATAATGGTGGTAAGTATGATACCCAGCAGTATGGAGCCTTTGACCTTTCTTACCATAAGTATGCCGGTTATGATAAGACCTATGGCAGTTAATATGACTTTGGGATCCTTAAAACTGCCCATAGCCACAAGTGTATCCGGCGATGAAGCGACCAGGCCGCCTTCTTTGAAGCCTATAAGGGCTATAAAGAGGCCTATGCCAGCACCTATGGCGTTTTTGAGCGAATCGGGAATAGAGTCGACTATCATTATTCTGAGCTTTGTAACGGTGATAATTATATTGATGATACCACAAATAAAGACTATGGCCAATGCCTGCTGCCATGTGTAGCCGACAGTAAGCACGACATAAAAAGTGAAGAATGCGTTCATGCCCATACCGGCTGCCAAAGCAAAAGGCACATTGGCTACAAGGCCCATTATCATGGTGCCTATAACAGCCGATAGTATAGTAGCCACGAATACGGCGGCTATGACCGGATCGTTGGAAACATTGAGCCCTGCTTTGCCTACTTCGGCACCCAAAAGGCCTTGGGAATTCATACCGGACTGAGCCAGTATCATCGGGTTGACAAAGATTATGTAAGCCATCGTGATAAACGTTGTGACGCCGGCTATAATCTCTGTGCGCACATCTGTGCCATTCTCTTTTAGCTTAAAAAAACGATCCAAATTTTCCCCTCCTAGTACAATATAGTTTTATAGCCAATTAATATAAAAGCGCATGATCTCATCTTTTAGGTGAAATCATGCGCTTTTGGCCGAATATAAGTATAGATGTAGTATTGCGCTAATCATTCACCCATAGTCGGATAATTTACGGTCATCCGGTAGATACTCCCAAACCATATTATTGGGATTATATGAGCTCATATTTCCTTCAACGGTTAAATATTATCAAAATAATCGATGCTTGTCAATAGAAAAATAGAACATTATTTACGTTTGAGCAAATAATGTTCGGATTTAATTCTACAAAACTCGGAGCCAATCGCGTCTCGCATAGAGAATTCTTGCAATATCAACAACTTTTGACTTCTCATCTATTGTGAAAAAAACAACATAATTTTTCACTATTAACTTGCGATAACCAAGCGACGCCAACCGTTCATCATCCATAACGGGCGAATCATAATGCTCGATTTCATCGCATCTAAAGGCTTTTCGTTTACTATTCCCACTCAATGGTAGCTGGAGGTTTGCTGGTGATATCGTATACCACCCGGTTCACATTTTGCACTTCATTGACGATGCGGTTGGATATATTGCTCAACACATCATACGGTATCCTGGCCCAATCGGCCGTCATCCCATCGGTACTGGTCACAGCACGTAATGCTATGGTGTAGTCATACGTGCGCTCGTCGCCCATTACGCCCACGCTGCGCATGCCGGTCAATACAGCAAAGTATTGCCATATCTCTCTATCCAGGCCGGCTTTGGCTATTTCCGCGCGCAATATCGCATCGGCATGGCGCAATATAGCCAGCTTCTCCGGCGTCACTTCGCCTATAATCCGTATAGCAAGGCCGGGGCCGGGAAATGGCTGGCGCCACACAACCTTCTCAGGCATGCCGAGTTCCAGTCCGACCTTTCTTACTTCATCTTTAAACAGATTGCGCAACGGTTCTATTATACCTTTAAAATCTATATCCTCTGGCAATCCGCCAACATTATGATGGCTTTTTATTACAGCAGCATCGCCGCGGCCACTTTCTATGACATCCGGATATATGGTTCCCTGCACAAGGTAATCTATATGGCCAAGTGCCTTGGCTTGCTCTTCAAATACCCTTATGAATTCCTCCCCTATGATCTTACGCTTGCGTTCCGGATCGGTAACACCCTTTAGCTTGCTTAAAAATCGGTCGGAAGCATCGACTACAACCAGATTGACGTTAAATTGCTCCTTGAATACCCTTTCGACCTCTTCGACCTCATCCTGGCGCATAAGACCATGATCCACCAATATACATGTCAACCTGCGACCTATGGCCTTGTGGACCAACATAGCAGCTACCGATGAGTCGACTCCGCCAGACAGGGCACATAAGGCACTGCCATTGCCTACCCTCTCCTTTATGGATGCTACGGTATCCTCTATAAACGATGTCATGGTCCATGTGCCATTGCAGCCGCATACCTTATAAAGGAAGTTTTTAAGCATATCAAAGCCACGTGGCGTATGAGCTACCTCAGGATGAAACTGCACTGCGTAAAGCTTTCTCTCCTCATCCGCCATGGCTGCCACAGGACAATTGAAACTGCTTGCTATCACCTTAAAACCTGCCGGCAGCTCATCTATATAGTCAGTGTGACTCATCCAGCCTACAGTATCTGATTCAATACCATGAAATAGAACGCTCTGGTTATCGATATGAATATCGGTGCGGCCATATTCTCTAACCTGTGCACGCGCCACATGGCCGCCCAGTTGTTTTGCCATTAGCTGTGCGCCATAGCATATGCCCAGTATAGGGATACCAAGCCGGTATATACCATCATCGCAGTATG encodes:
- the purC gene encoding phosphoribosylaminoimidazolesuccinocarboxamide synthase, giving the protein MKKLEQLYEGKAKKVYATDDPDYVIVEYKDDATAFNGVKRGTIVGKGVVNNKVSNHLFKMLEGHGIPTHFVEELSDRETLVKKVDIVPVEVIVRNIAAGSISQRLGIPEGTVLKHTVLEYSYKNDELGDPMINAYHVYAMGLATPEEMKTIDDMAFKVNDILSDYLKDMNIRLVDFKLEFGRFHGQIILADEISPDTCRFWDMTTNEKLDKDRFRRDLDHVEEAYQEILRRLMGGE
- the purE gene encoding 5-(carboxyamino)imidazole ribonucleotide mutase translates to MPKVAWIMGSDSDLPALTKGIKLLKDFGVEVEVAVISAHRTPDVAVAFATSARDEGFEVIIAAAGKAAHLAGVMAAYTTLPVIGIPMKSSALEGLDALLSTIQMPPGVPVAAVAIDGAENAAILAVQILAVKYDELADKLKEYKGNMAKGVMAKDAKVKQEVSNL
- a CDS encoding NCS2 family permease; this encodes MDRFFKLKENGTDVRTEIIAGVTTFITMAYIIFVNPMILAQSGMNSQGLLGAEVGKAGLNVSNDPVIAAVFVATILSAVIGTMIMGLVANVPFALAAGMGMNAFFTFYVVLTVGYTWQQALAIVFICGIINIIITVTKLRIMIVDSIPDSLKNAIGAGIGLFIALIGFKEGGLVASSPDTLVAMGSFKDPKVILTAIGLIITGILMVRKVKGSILLGIILTTIIGVFMQTVLGLKMDIFLPESFKIFSLPPSIAPTFFKLDFKGLFTAGTGVGAGIVSALAIIMSFSLVDTFDTIGTFIGTGRKTGIFDEKNDKPGKGRFPRKLDKALFADSIATSIGALLGTSNVTTYVESAAGISEGGRTGLTSVVTAICFILALFLSPVVGIVSAQATAPALIIVGVLMIGAIMKINFDDFTEALPAFFTLVMMPFTYSIANGIAAGFIFYTLIKIVTGKAKEVHPIMYVFTVLFILKFALQV
- a CDS encoding type II toxin-antitoxin system RelE/ParE family toxin; protein product: MDDERLASLGYRKLIVKNYVVFFTIDEKSKVVDIARILYARRDWLRVL
- the guaA gene encoding glutamine-hydrolyzing GMP synthase, whose product is MHDEVVLVLDFGGQYNELIARRVREAKVYCEVLPYNTPLESIRSIAPKGIIFTGGPSSVYADNAPYCDDGIYRLGIPILGICYGAQLMAKQLGGHVARAQVREYGRTDIHIDNQSVLFHGIESDTVGWMSHTDYIDELPAGFKVIASSFNCPVAAMADEERKLYAVQFHPEVAHTPRGFDMLKNFLYKVCGCNGTWTMTSFIEDTVASIKERVGNGSALCALSGGVDSSVAAMLVHKAIGRRLTCILVDHGLMRQDEVEEVERVFKEQFNVNLVVVDASDRFLSKLKGVTDPERKRKIIGEEFIRVFEEQAKALGHIDYLVQGTIYPDVIESGRGDAAVIKSHHNVGGLPEDIDFKGIIEPLRNLFKDEVRKVGLELGMPEKVVWRQPFPGPGLAIRIIGEVTPEKLAILRHADAILRAEIAKAGLDREIWQYFAVLTGMRSVGVMGDERTYDYTIALRAVTSTDGMTADWARIPYDVLSNISNRIVNEVQNVNRVVYDITSKPPATIEWE